DNA sequence from the Cohnella herbarum genome:
CTCGAACAGTTCTTCGAACCGTAAATTGTATAGCTCGAGGAAGGAACGGCAATAACGGATTTCATTATCGATGGAAATGACCATTTCATCCTTGATGCTGCTTCGGAAGAGATTAGCCAACATCTTGATCATTTGACTTACCGTATAGTCTTGCATGCTCAATGCTTTCATTCGAATGGCCTCAAGCGTGTTATAGAGAAAATGAGGGTTAATCTGCGATTGCAGCGCATATAATTCGGCGGTTTTCTGTTTCAGTTCGGCATCTTTCCGCTGAAGCTCCCAAATATATTCCCTTTTGATATATTCCTCCAGTCTTTCGCTCATCAGATTCAGGTTATAGGCAATGAGCCCTACTTCGTCCTTACGGTCTTGCGTGAGCGCCCTTGCGGAGAGATTCCCTTTTTGAATTTCCTTAATCGTACGAAGAACGTCGCCCAACCGTTTAGAAAATACGGAAGTGCCGAGGAAAGTCAAAGCGAGCGTAAGGAGAAGGCACACGAGAGCCGTATACGAAATGACTCTGGTTATCGAACGAACGTCGCTGAACAATTCGGATTGCGGAATCATCCCTACAACCAGAAAACCGTACTCTTCGTTTTCGTTGATGTTTATGATGGAATTTCGAATCGTCATTGTACTGCCGGAAGATTCAAGAATAGCTGAGGAATAAGGAAAGGGCTTGTCGTAATATTGGCCGGACGAATCGAAAATGATGCCGCCGTCCTGCGAAAGGATCAAAATCGTGCCGACCAAATATTTTTGATATCGCTCATAGGCTTTTTTTAGCATGTCCGATCTGTACGTCATAATCAAGTAGCCTATAGACACCGAGGGATCCTCCGGATCTCTCAAGTAGTCATAGATGGAATAAACTCTGGGGGAACTATCATCGCGGGTTTCAGCAAATGCGGGTATTAGATACGT
Encoded proteins:
- a CDS encoding sensor histidine kinase, translated to MKEQALSYNEEVLQSVSSFFADQNANLKKTMNYIYYGETMENGRGNAIISSFQYLNSHSPKSSNLSISNETRKNAESVYSFLDERALPSDPNLLDTLLVNATFDFKLMGTRNGLMKTEQYFPKLSAAITENSKDSNINRNKTYLIPAFAETRDDSSPRVYSIYDYLRDPEDPSVSIGYLIMTYRSDMLKKAYERYQKYLVGTILILSQDGGIIFDSSGQYYDKPFPYSSAILESSGSTMTIRNSIININENEEYGFLVVGMIPQSELFSDVRSITRVISYTALVCLLLTLALTFLGTSVFSKRLGDVLRTIKEIQKGNLSARALTQDRKDEVGLIAYNLNLMSERLEEYIKREYIWELQRKDAELKQKTAELYALQSQINPHFLYNTLEAIRMKALSMQDYTVSQMIKMLANLFRSSIKDEMVISIDNEIRYCRSFLELYNLRFEELFEVVVDVEEEILTYGIPKHLLQPIVENSIVHGIDMSRDNNVITINGRRAGNLIQISVYDNGNGIEPARLGLINNQLQNLHMFGQENIGLVNVESRIKLIYGNECGIHIQSGNGGTKITLTLSAMTKEELRRNVQSIDR